The Gasterosteus aculeatus chromosome 8, fGasAcu3.hap1.1, whole genome shotgun sequence genome has a window encoding:
- the slain2 gene encoding SLAIN motif-containing protein 2 isoform X4, giving the protein MEDINSNINADLEVRKLQDLVKKLEQQNEQLRSRSTMLSSAGTHHRPLSDGYDPSSLAAAGMAAGLAGFPGAGFVGYGGQLANSRCRSPRLSYDGVSFRRAYGYDDDGGGGGGGGGGTAAGASLPGGNSLFSEGVGVFTDEAETSILDEVDILDLEDMDCLNEDEDSWLYEAKLDSPMQKAQSPIVWCRQALDNPSPEMESAKRSLIHRLDLTMSANKRRSLYGSPYAQQSYAQQSYAQQSYGSPYGTNAANSPFSSGFNSPSSTPSRGPVVRQQLMGSNAAHQRNTAAERNPPAVSPQSSVDSELSTSEMDEDSVGSSNTYKLNDVTDVQILARMQEESLRQDYAATASRRSSGSSCHSLRRSTFSDQELDAHSLEDEEEAVHPAFHLPSSRFSPSPRHSPRASPRNSPRSRSPARSIEYGHGRGSPQPVISRLQQPRHSLQGHAHEHQANAVKNEEKLRRSLPNLTRASVAAAAAQNSEPVKNSRSCESNLQVQNGGSSPRHQSQSATAAQPPGHSTPSRSSPTPKQLLQRPTALRVPSPSKLRTPATPSPLALRQPLKATSNPGSAPSTPTRSLAAPRSGLPRPSASAGGGIPLPRSKLAQPVRRSLPAPRSYGTAGENWREGCY; this is encoded by the exons ATGGAGGACATCAACTCGAACATCAACGCGGACCTGGAGGTGCGGAAGCTCCAGGACTTGGTGAAGAAGCTCGAGCAGCAGAACGAGCAGCTCCGGAGCCGGTCCACGATGCTGTCCTCCGCCGGGACCCACCACAGACCCCTCAGCGACGGCTACGACCCGTCGTCCCTGGCCGCGGCGGGGATGGCAGCCGGTCTGGCCGGCTTCCCCGGGGCGGGGTTCGTCGGCTACGGCGGGCAGCTGGCGAACAGCCGCTGCCGGAGCCCCCGGCTCTCCTACGACGGCGTCAGCTTCAGGAGGGCGTACGGGTACGacgacgacggcggcggcggcggcggcggcggcgggggaacGGCCGCCGGCGCCTCCCTGCCGGGCGGGAACTCACTTTTCTCGGAGGGCGTCGGGGTTTTCACGGACGAGGCGGAGACGTCGATCCTGGACGAGGTGGACATCTTAGATCTCGAGGACATGGACTGTCTcaacgaggacgaggacagctG gctATATGAGGCGAAGCTGGACAGTCCCATGCAGAAAGCCCAGAGTCCCATCGTGTGGTGCCGCCAAGCTCTCGACAACCCAAGTCCAGAGATGGAGTCCGCCAAGCGCTCGCTCATCCACAGACTGGACCTCACcatgtcag CCAACAAGCGCAGGAGTCTGTATGGAAGCCCCTACGCCCAGCAGAGCTACGCCCAGCAGAGCTACGCCCAGCAGAGCTACGGAAGCCCCTACGGCACCAACGCAGCCAACAGCCCCTTCAGCAGCGGCTTcaactccccctcctccacccccagcAGGGGGCCCGTCGTCAGGCAGCAGCTGATGGGCAGCAACGCAG ctcatcaGCGGAACACGGCGGCGGAGAGGAACCCCCCGGCGGTGAGCCCGCAGTCGTCGGTGGACAGCGAGCTGAGCACCTCTGAGATGGACGAGGACTCGGTGGGCTCGTCCAACACCTACAAGCTCAACGACGTCACTGATGTGCAGATCCTGGCGCGCATGCAGGAGGAGA GTCTGAGACAGGACTACGCGGCCACAGCGTCCCGCCGGAGCTCCGGCTCGTCCTGTCACTCCCTGCGACGCAGCACCTTCAGCGACCAGGAGCTGGACGCGCACAgcctggaggacgaggaggaggcggtgcACCCGGCCTTCCACCTGCCCTCCAGTCGCTTCAGCCCCTCCCCCCGCCACTCCCCCCGCGCCTCCCCGAGGAACTCGCCGCGCTCCCGCTCCCCCGCCCGCTCCATCGAATACGGCCACGGCCGCGGCTCGCCTCAGCCCGTCATCAGCCGCCTGCAGCAGCCCCGCCACTCGCTGCAGGGCCACGCCCACGAGCACCAGGCCAACGCCGTGAAGAACGAAG aaaAACTGCGTCGCAGTCTTCCCAACCTCACGCGAGCctcggtggcggcggcggcggcccagaaCTCAGAACCCGTGAAGAACAGCCGCAGCTGCGAGTCCAACCTGCAGGTGCAGAACGGAGGCTCCTCCCCTCGACACCAGAGCCAGTCCGCCA cagcagctcagcccCCGGGACACTCGACCCCCTCTCGCTCCTCCCCGACACCCAAACAGCTCCTTCAGAGGCCGACCGCCCTGCGAG TCCCGTCGCCCAGTAAGCTGCGCACTCCGGCCACGCCGTCGCCGCTGGCCCTGAGGCAGCCGCTGAAGGCCACGTCCAACCCAGGTTCCGCCCCCTCCACGCCCACCCGCTCCCTGGCCGCCCCGCGCAGCGGCCTGCCCCGTCCCAGTgcgtctgcggggggggggatccctCTGCCGCGCAGCAAGCTGGCCCAGCCGGTGCGCAG gtctCTTCCGGCTCCTCGGTCCTACGGCACTGCAGGAGAAAACTGGAGAGAAGGTTgttactga